In a single window of the Notamacropus eugenii isolate mMacEug1 chromosome 4, mMacEug1.pri_v2, whole genome shotgun sequence genome:
- the LOC140498150 gene encoding olfactory receptor 1f45-like, whose translation MEGENHSRISEFILLGLSDEPEQDRLMFLAFLLMYLISGLGNLLIILTIGTDSRLHTPMYFFLTNLSLVDLCFTSTIIPKVLVNYISGNKAILYSSCLAQVFFFIWFGGVDSVLLTVMAYDRYVAICAPLHYSMILTPKFCFLLVAVCWFGTCAHALTETLLLTHLSFCGHTEIPHFFCDLNMVIRLACSDTFINDLVIYIMGGLTVVIPFIGILISYIQIFVAVLRISSAYGKWKVFSTCGSHITVVCLFYGTIIGVYFKPTTTHTAQQNTASAIMYTVVTPMLNPFIYSLRNNDMKGALRILFTRKSGLCL comes from the coding sequence ATGGAAGGGGAAAATCATTCAAGAATCTCTGAATTCATCCTCCTGGGCCTTTCAGACGAACCAGAACAAGACAGGCTCATGTTCCTTGCATTCCTACTTATGTATCTTATCTCAGGTTTGGGGAATTTACTCATCATTCTGACCATTGGGACAGACTCACGTCTCCACACgcccatgtacttcttccttaCCAACTTGTCCCTGGTGGACCTCTGTTTCACCTCCACCATCATCCCCAAAGTGCTGGTTAATTATATATCTGGGAACAAAGCAATTCTTTACAGTAGCTGCTTGGCACAAGTATTCTTCTTCATTTGGTTTGGGGGGGTAGACAGTGTCCTTCTCACTGTCATGGCCTATGATCGCTATGTGGCCATTTGTGCTCCATTGCATTATTCCATGATCTTGACCCCAAAGTTCTGTTTCCTTCTGGTAGCAGTGTGTTGGTTTGGGACTTGTGCTCATGCTCTGACAGAAACTCTTCTGCTGACCCACCTCTCCTTCTGTGGCCACACTGAAATCCCTCATTTCTTCTGTGACCTCAATATGGTGATCAGATTGGCCTGCTCAGACACCTTCATCAATGACTTGGTGATCTACATAATGGGAGGACTGACAGTTGTAATTCCATTCATTGGCATTCTAATCTCCTACATTCAAATTTTTGTGGCTGTGCTGAGGATCTCATCAGCTTATGGTAAATGGAAAGTTTTCTCCACCTGTGGCTCTCACATCACTGTCGTTTGTCTCTTCTATGGGACAATCATTGGAGTGTACTTTAAGCCAACAACTACCCACACAGCACAGCAGAACACAGCATCAGCCATAATGTACACTGTGGTCACCCCCATGCTGAATCCTTTTATCTACAGTCTAAGGAACAATGACATGAAAGGAGCCCTGAGGATACTCTTCACCAGGAAGTCAGGCCTCTGTCTGTGA